A region from the Biomphalaria glabrata chromosome 14, xgBioGlab47.1, whole genome shotgun sequence genome encodes:
- the LOC129922985 gene encoding myosin-16-like isoform X2 produces the protein MDEALHNKETSNLENTNIVCWKRLYSKTDTFLESTVLNPSPQHLFVTQISLKEKYLLCSLEDDSSLTDVESLNNSLEQSISVAATARSHEEIFQELESQLQNMEARHQKEMMELKHQHEMHIIELESTLTTKLKSLETESSLRERLHEEEMKELRRQLEKQQVQSQLDLGAMKHKYSLDTSHYQSCIENLQSRLLVKELEHQLQMKELESQLRKQFALEKKKLRKANKSKNRK, from the exons ATGGATGAAGCTCTTCACAATAAAGAAACATCAAACttagaaaatacaaatatcGTTTGTTGGAAACGTCTCtata GCAAAACCGACACGTTCTTAGAGTCTACGGTACTGAATCCTTCACCACAACATCTTTTTGTAACA CAAATCTCTTTAAAAGAGAAATACTTACTATGCTCCCTTGAGGATGATTCTTCATTGACAGATGTAGAAAGCCTTAACAA TTCCCTGGAACAGTCAATATCAGTAGCAGCCACAGCTCGGAGTCATGAAGAAATCTTTCAAGAGCTGGAAAGTCAACTTCAAAACATGGAAGCTCGCCATCAGAAAGAAATGATGGAATTAAAACATCAACACGAAATGCACATCATAGAATTGGAGAGCACGCTGACAACAAAACTCAAATCTCTGGAGACTGAAAGTTCACTTCGAGAACGTCTGCACGAGGAGGAAATGAAAGAATTGAGAAGACAACTCGAGAAACAGCAGGTACAGTCTCAGCTGGATTTAGGTGCAATGAAGCACAAATATTCACTGGACACTTCACACTATCAGTCGTGTATAGAAAACCTGCAGAGTAGACTGTTAGTCAAAGAACTAGAACATCAGTTACAAATGAAAGAATTAGAAAGTCAGTTAAGAAAACAGTTCGCACTGGAGAAGAAAAAACTACGAAAAGCAAACAAATCCAAGAACAGAAAATGA
- the LOC129922985 gene encoding myosin-16-like isoform X1 has product MRSCLCRRRIWKRVFPNQVKSLCWRNYDAQLTVAMDEALHNKETSNLENTNIVCWKRLYSKTDTFLESTVLNPSPQHLFVTQISLKEKYLLCSLEDDSSLTDVESLNNSLEQSISVAATARSHEEIFQELESQLQNMEARHQKEMMELKHQHEMHIIELESTLTTKLKSLETESSLRERLHEEEMKELRRQLEKQQVQSQLDLGAMKHKYSLDTSHYQSCIENLQSRLLVKELEHQLQMKELESQLRKQFALEKKKLRKANKSKNRK; this is encoded by the exons ATGAGATCGTGTTTGTGTCGGCGGCGCATTTGGaagcgggtctttccaaatcaagtcaaaagtctatgttggagaaattacgatgcacag TTGACAGTTGCAATGGATGAAGCTCTTCACAATAAAGAAACATCAAACttagaaaatacaaatatcGTTTGTTGGAAACGTCTCtata GCAAAACCGACACGTTCTTAGAGTCTACGGTACTGAATCCTTCACCACAACATCTTTTTGTAACA CAAATCTCTTTAAAAGAGAAATACTTACTATGCTCCCTTGAGGATGATTCTTCATTGACAGATGTAGAAAGCCTTAACAA TTCCCTGGAACAGTCAATATCAGTAGCAGCCACAGCTCGGAGTCATGAAGAAATCTTTCAAGAGCTGGAAAGTCAACTTCAAAACATGGAAGCTCGCCATCAGAAAGAAATGATGGAATTAAAACATCAACACGAAATGCACATCATAGAATTGGAGAGCACGCTGACAACAAAACTCAAATCTCTGGAGACTGAAAGTTCACTTCGAGAACGTCTGCACGAGGAGGAAATGAAAGAATTGAGAAGACAACTCGAGAAACAGCAGGTACAGTCTCAGCTGGATTTAGGTGCAATGAAGCACAAATATTCACTGGACACTTCACACTATCAGTCGTGTATAGAAAACCTGCAGAGTAGACTGTTAGTCAAAGAACTAGAACATCAGTTACAAATGAAAGAATTAGAAAGTCAGTTAAGAAAACAGTTCGCACTGGAGAAGAAAAAACTACGAAAAGCAAACAAATCCAAGAACAGAAAATGA